The following DNA comes from Pseudomonas sp. Tri1.
AGCAGCCCCCCTTCCGAAAGCCCGCCCAGTTTGATCGGCGAGAAACCGAGATTTTCCGCAAGCGCACCAATCTCCGCTGCGGCGCCGTCATCATCGCTCGCCAGGAACACGACTCTCCTGCCACCCTGTACGGCCGGGTCCTGGTCTAGAACGGCAGCGACCAAATGGTTGAAGCCCTTGACCAGTCTTGCACCCGTGAAGGCTTGCGCGACGACCTTTGAAGAAGGCAGTCCTCCCAGTTCCTCGGGGGGCACGCCGTAGGCGTTGGTCACATCGACGACGGTCTTGCCCTTCCAGCTCGGCAGCGCCTTCGCGACTTCCCGGTGCGACTCGTAGCGGACAGCCAAAAAGACAATGTCCGCCTCGATGGCTTGCGCCAGTGTTCTTGGAATAATCCCGGGGCCGATCGCGGCAGCATCGGCTGCAAAACTTTCCGGATCGCGCGTGGTTGCAACGGATACTTCGATGCCTTTGCGGGCAAACGCCCTGGCAAGCGCCTGGCCGAGTTTGCCGAAGCCGATAATTGCATAGCTCATATATTTTCCTCAGGTTGACCACGCCCTACGGGCTCCGCACTTCGAGTGGAGTGCCCGGCGGGCGTCGTGAGTCAGATTTGCGCCAGGCCGCCGTCGACCGCTATTTCGCTGGCGGTCATGAAGCTGCTGTCCTGCGACGCAAGAAAGGCGGCCGCTGCGCCGATCTCCATCGGCTCGGCCATGCGCTGGAGCGGGTTCATCGCGGCGAAGACCTTCATGCCTTCCTCGCCCAGCGCTTGTTTCGCAAGTTCGGTCGCCGTCGGCCCGGGCGACAGCACGTTGACCCGGATGCCGGAACCCTTCAGGTCCTGCGCCCAGGTCCGCGCGAGGTTGCGCACTGCCGCCTTGCTCGCGCTGTAGACGCTGAATGCGGGGGCGCCCGTGGTGCCGGCGCTCGATCCGGTCAGGATGATCGAACCACCCTGGCCCATCAGTGGCAGCGCCTTCTGGACGGTGAAGATCGTACCCTTCACGTTGGTGTCAAAGGTTTCGTCAATGTGCTCGACAGTGATTTCGCCGAGCGCAAGCGGGCTTCCCGCCCCAGCGTTGGCGAAGACGATGTCGAGGGCTCCGCGCTCGGCCTTCACCACCGCGTAGAGCCGGTCGAGGTCAGCGAGATTGGAGACCGAGCCCTTCACCGCGCGGGCATTGGGCCCGAGCTCAGCTACAGCAGCGTCGAGCGCTTCCTGTCGGCGGCCGAAGATGAAGACGAAGGCGCCCTCCTCGATGAAGCGTTTTGCTGCGGCGAGGCCGATGCCGGTAGCGCCACCGGTAATCACGGCGGTCTTTCCATTCAATCTGGTCATGACGTGCATCCTTCATTGGAGTTGTACCCAAGCAGGAATTTGCTTGCTTGAGACGAGGATGCAGCGCTGATAACCTAAGGACAAGTATGCACCTTTTGGTAAGTATCAAAAAATGACGACGACATCTGAAATCTGCGACACCGGATGCGGGCTCAACGCCACGCTGCGCATCATCTCGGGCAAGTGGAAACCGCTGGTCCTGTTTTTCCTGCGCGGCGGCCCGAAACGCTATGGCGAGCTCAAGCGTTTGATCCCTGGAGTCAGCGACAAGGTCCTGATCCAGCAGTTGAAGGATCTGGAAGCCGATCAGGTGCTTGCACGGACCGACTACAAGGAAGTGCCCCCGCGCGTGGACTACACGCTGACCCCGCTGGGCCGTAGTCTGGCGGATGCGATCATCCCGCTGTGCACCTGGGGAACCGAGAACGCGGCGCAAATGGCAAGCATCTTCGCCAAGCGCGACGCTTTGGCCTAGCGGGATGCAGACGAACCGCTGAGCGGGACTATTTTGCGCAGGCGTGCGCCGTCTTTTCGCCGAGCGAACACCTGAGCCATGCGCCAACCATGTTTAAGGGGCACACGAGCCAAGAGAATGACCGTTGGCTCAAAGCATGTGTCCGGCCCAGATATTGCGATTGACCAGATCGGTGGCAATCTCGATGAAGGCATCCCCGACAAATTTGGCAGCCGGACTGACACGCCTGTCGGCAGGAAAAACCTGAACAAGCTTGCGCATGGGAATGGGGTCGACCAAGGGGGCTGCACTGAGCACACCGGCTTCGATTTGCGCGTAAATTGATGCCAAAGGCAAAGCAGTCAAACCGAAGCCATTACGGACCAGGTCGATCATGGCGCCGAAGGAGTCTGCTTCAACGCTGGTCTTGAGCTTGATCCCGAGCTCACGCGCACAATTATCCAGAATCACGCGAAGGCTATGTCGAGCGCTTGGCAATACCAATGCCTGCTCAGCCAATGACTCAAAGGACACCGGCGTATCAAGACGCAGGTTGGCGCTGGCGGGACCGACCAGCAGCAAGTTTTCCATCATCACCGGCACGATACGCAGCGTATGCAACGGTTGGGGGTCGTAAGAAATCGCCAGTTCCAATTCGCCACGCTGGACCCAATCCAGCAGATAGCCGCTGAAGGCTGAGGAAAACCTGACGGCAAGATTCGGATGCACCTCCTTGATCTTGCGTACCAATGGAACGGTGACAATTTCCGCGACCGTCGGCGTCGTACCGATGACGACCGTTCCCCGAAAAGAGGTCTTTCCGCCCACAACAGAACTTCGAATGGACTCCATTTCTTCCATGATTCGGGTGGCATGTGCCAGCACTTCACGGCCCGCATCGGTGATCTCCATGCCTCGTCCATGTCGATCAAACAGGTAGGCCCCGAGTTCTTTTTCCAACAGACGAATTTGCCTGCTCAGTGCCGGTTGTGCGATGTGAAGCCGGTCGGAGGCCTTGCTGAGACTGCCAAGCTCGGCCACATGAATTAGGGTCTTGAGTTGAACGACATCCATTACCTGGCCAGTCAAAGTCGGGCTCGGCGCGAAATGCGTCGAAGGTAGAGTCAGTGTAAACGCATTAGCGCCCCTTGGAATGCCGCAGAAGCCGTGTCGCATGGGGAGTCGCGGCTTACGAGCGGCGGTATACCCTAGCCAGCCGGGGCTGCAAGACAAGTTATAGAATTTCGGTATATCAGTTAGACCTGGCTGACGGCTTATTACCCTCGTCACTCTGCGGTAGCGTGCAATCAACGTCGACGCCAAGAGCGATCGACTGACTACAAGAATAAGATTCGAGGGTTTACGCCATGATTGACTACATTTCCCGTTACCTGACCGACCCGCCTGATACCGTCAGTGAGCAACTGACCTCTCATATACATCCCCCCTCTTCATGTGCCTTGGTCGTCAAAGGATCACTGCAACTGCGCTAAGCACTTCAACACATCGAGTTAGCAACGTCGGACACGCATCAGCGTGCGCCTCGTATCGTCTCGCCTTGAAAAAAGGGTGAACAAAATGTCCGCATCAACCAGCGACTCAACAATCCACGCTGCAAAGGCCGATCAGATGAAAAGTCCGAATCGCGTCAGAGCAATCATGGGTGCCTGTTCGGGCAATCTCGTGGAGTGGTACGACTTTTTCATTTACGCCTACACCGCCATCTACTTCGCGGCTTCGTTTTTTCCCAAAGGTGACACCACGAGCCAACTGCTCGCTACAGCCGGCGTTTTTGCCGTCGGTTTTTTCATGCGCCCTCTGGGCGGTTGGATTTTTGGCTGGATTGCCGATACCCGCGGCCGAAAGGTGTCGATGATTATCTCGGTATTCATGATGTGCGCCGGCTCCCTGCTGATTGCCGTTATGCCAACCTATGAAACCATTGGTGTGGCTGCGCCGGTTTTGCTCGTCGTCGCCAGGCTGATTCAGGGCCTGTCCGTAGGTGCGGAGTACGGCACCGGCGCCACCTACATCAGCGAAATCGCGACACCGGGCCGTCGCTGTTTCTATGGCTCGTTTCAGTACTTCACCATCATTGCCGGTCAGCTGCTGGCCTTGATGACCGTAGTCATTCTCCAGCAAACCCTGACCGGCGAAGAGTTGCGCGAATGGGGATGGAGGATTCCGTTCTTCATCGGCGCACTGAGCTCGATCGTGGTGGTGTATCTGCGCCGCGCCATGCATGAAACGGCCACCAAGAAGGACATGAGCCGCAAGGACGCCGGCTCTCTGCGCGGCATGTTCAAACACAAGCGCGCGGTTGCCCTGGTGGTGGCGTTCACCATCGGCGGCTCGCTGTATTTCTATACCTTCACTACCTACATGCAGAAGTTCCTGGTGATCTCCGCCGGTTTCAGCCCGGAAACGGTCAGCTTCATCATGACCGCGGCCCTGGTCGGTTTCATGCTTTGCCAGCCGCTGTTCGGCTTGCTCGCCGACCGTATCGGTATCAAGGCGCACATGCTGATGTTCTCCGGGCTGGCCATGTTGCTGGTGATCCCCCTGCTCTACTCGCTGCAGTCGGTCAGCAACCCATTCATGGCATTCGTGCTCGTGTTTGGCGGCCTGGCCATTGCGTCGCTCTACACGCCGATTGCCGGGATCGTCAAAGCCGAACTGTTCCCACCGGCTGTCCGTGCACTGGGGGTTGGATTTCCCTACGCGGTGGGCAACGCAGCATTTGGCGGCACCGCCGAATACGTGGCCTTGTCGCTTCGCTCACAAGACGTCGAGGCGTACTTTTTCTTCTACGTAGCGGCGGTCGTGAGTATCACCTTCATCGCCGCGATGCTGATGCCAAACCTGTCGCGTTACGGTTATATCAGCGGCTCAGGGGAGATTGAAGAACGCACCGGTTTGAAGGGCTGTCTTAAGCCGCATGCTGTGCGAGTCTGATTGACGGAGGATCTCCAGACTAACTTCAAGGGCCCATGTTTTATCTTGGGCCCTTTTCTTCGTCATCGTATGGCAGATGCAGCTGCCACCTGCGTAACAGACCCCGCGCGCTACCAGATATGCCCAATTACTATGGCGGCGCACTCAAACCCCGCGCGTTCGTGAACGACAACTTTCCGGCCTCCCCTGCCCAGGTTTCGTGGTTATCGCCGCGAACAGCCGCGCCACGCATTCACCGCCAAGCTATACAAAACGGGCATATCTCAAAGACAAAAACGGTAGTCGTCGTTCTCCTTCAGCGCTCCCAGAATGTGTGAAACACAAAAGCAGCACTGCTTGGGAGATGGGCATGTCAACAGAAGCTGAACATACCGTGGGACAGGATTGGCAGGAGGACGTATTCCGCGTGCTCAAGGCCCACGACGTTAAACACGTGGTCTTCGTACCGGATGCAGGTCACTCGGCGGCCATCCGCATGTCGTATGCCGACCCGGACATCAAGGCCGTTGTCCTCACCACCGAAGAAGAAGGTATCGGCTACCTCGCCGGCGCCTGGCTCGGCGGTGAACGGGGCGCCCTCTTGATGCAATCGAGCGGTGTCGGTAACTGCATCAATACCCTGGCGCTTCAGGTGTGTGCCGGCTTCCCGCTGTTGATGGTGGTGACCATGCGCGGCGACTGGGCCGAATTCAACGCATGGCAGAACCCGATGGGCCAGGCCACCGAAGCCTCTCTGAACCTGATGAAGGTCATGACCTGGCGCGCAGACGTTCCAGAAGACGTCGCCCCGCTGCTGCACGGTGCCGCGACCATGGCCTTCAACGGCGATTCGTCCACTGCCCTGCTGCTCGGCCAGCGCCTGATTGGAGAAAAGAAATGGGTCAAGTAAGCGCAAACCACACCCTGTGCCGCCGCGAAGTGGTCAAGGCCTTGCTGGCCGACCGCAAAGACGTGCTGGTCGTGACCGGCCTGGGTTCGGCGTCCTACGACGTCATGGCTGCCGGTGACAATGATCTGAATTATTACCTGTGGGCTGCCATGGGCAGCGCAATCACTGTGGGCCTGGGCCTGGCGAATGCGCAGCCAGACAAATCGGTGGTGGTGGTCACCGGTGACGGCGAGTTGCTCATGGGGTTCGGCGCACTGGCCACGGTGGCACTGCAAAAGCCCGCCAACCTGACCATCGCGGTGCTGGATAACGGTCACTTTGGTGAAACCGGCATGCAAGTCAGCCACGCCGGCTTTGGTATTTCCCTGGATCAGGTCGCAAAGACTTGCGGCTTTAGCTGGACCGATGAAATCCGTGACATGGCAGGCGTACACGACCTGCGCGAACGCTTTGCAACGCGCGATGGCGTCAAGCTCGCGACGATCAAAATCAAGGCGCAAAACCCACCACGGGTGCTGCCACCGCGCGATGGTCACTACATCAAGAATCGCTTTCGTGCCGCTCTGGGTTTCAACCCGATCTGATTGCTCCCTACCCGGCCCCCGTCACGCAGGGCCGATGCCATGCGTGACGTGTTAAGGAGAATAATAATGACTGACCGCAACTCTGAAGAGCTCAATGCCATCCGCGAGGGCGTACGCGCTCTTTGCGCTGAATTCGATGCGGCTTACTGGCGTAAAGTCGACGAAGAAAAAGGCTTCCCGCAAACCTTCGTCAAGGCCCTGACCGATGCCGGCTGGCTGGCGGCGATGATTCCTGTCGAGTACGGCGGCTCCGGCCTCGGGCTGGCCGAGGCCTCGGTAATCCTGGAAGAAGTGAATCGCTGCGGCGGCAACTCCGGCACCGTACACGGGCAGATGTACAACATGTTCACCCTGCTGCGTAACGGTAGCGAGGCACAGAAAAGTTACTACCTGCCGAAACTGGCCAGCGGCGAATTGCGCCTGCAATCAATGGGTGTGACCGAGCCGACTACCGGCACCGACACCACCAAGATCAAGACCACCGCCGTACGCAAAGGTGACAAGTACGTCATCAACGGACAGAAGGTCTGGATCTCGCGAATTCAGCATTCCGACCTGATGATCCTGCTGGCGCGTACGACCCCTCTGGCCGACGTGAAGAAAAAGTCCGAAGGCATGTCGATCTTTCTCGTCGACCTGCGTGAGGCCATCGGTAACGGCATGACCGTGCAGCCGATCGCCAACATGGTCAACCACGAAACCAACGAGTTGTTCTTCGACAACCTCGAAATTCCTGCCGACAGCCTCATCGGCGAGGAAGGCAAAGGTTTCCGCTACATCCTGGATGGCCTGAACGCCGAGCGCACACTGATCGCCGCCGAATGCATTGGCGATGGTCGCTGGTTTATCGAGAAGGCCAGCGCCTATGCACGTGATCGCGTCGTGTTCGGACGCCCTATCGGGCAGAACCAAGGCGTGCAGTTCCCCATCGCTGAAGCACACATTGAAATCGAAGCGGCGGACCTGATGCGCTGGCGTGCCTGCGAGGAATACGACAGCGGCATCAATGCCGGGGCCAGCGCCAACATGGCCAAGTACCTGGCGGCGAAAGCCTCTTGGGAAGCCGCGAATGCCTGTTTGCAGACCCACGGTGGTTTTGGTTTTGCCTGCGAGTACGACGTCGAGCGCAAATTCCGTGAAACCCGTCTGTATCAGGTGGCGCCTATCTCCACCAACCTGATTCTGTCGTACGTTGCCGAACACCTGCTTGAACTGCCGCGCTCCTTTTAAAGGATCAGCGTAAAACCCAGTGCGTCTGCTTAAGCAGGCGCGACTGGGGAGCCATGACAGGAGAGATAATAATCATGAGCCACCCCAAAGGCATCCGTCCGCTCGATGGCATTACCGTCGTCAGCCTTGAACATGCCATTGCAGCGCCCTTCTGCACCCGACAACTGGCCGATCTCGGCGCACGTGTCATCAAGGTCGAACGACCAGGCACGGGTGACTTCGCCAGGGGTTACGACCAACGCGTCAACGGCCTCGCCTCGCACTTTGTATGGACCAATCGCTCGAAAGAAAGCCTGACCCTCGATCTGAAACAAGATTCGGCCACCGAGGTGCTGGACAGTTTGCTGGCCACTGCTGATGTGCTGGTGCAGAACCTGGCGCCGGGTGCCGCAGCACGAATGGGACTTTCATTTGAGGCTTTACATCAGCGGTTTCCGCGCCTGATCGTTTGTGACATTTCAGGCTACGGCGCAGGCGGCCCCTATGAAAAGAAAAAAGCCTATGACCTGTTGATCCAGAGCGAAGGCGGGTTCCTGTCGGTCACCGGCGGACCAGGTGAAGAAGAAATGGCCAAGGCCGGTTGCTCGATTGCTGACATCGCGGCCGGCATGTACGCCTACACCGGAATTCTGTCTGCATTGCTGTTGCGTGGACGCACTGGCGAAGGTAGCCACCTCGATGTGTCCATGCTGGAAAGCCTGGTCGAGTGGATGACCTACCCGATGTACTACGCCTACGACGGCGCTACACCTCCCCCTCGCGCTGGCGCCGCGCACGCCACGATTTATCCCTATGGTCCCTTCCCCATCGGTGACGGCACCACAGTGATGCTGGGTTTGCAGAACGAACGAGAGTGGCAGCTGTTTTGCGACAAGGTACTGCTGACTCCTGAACTGGCGAAAGACAAACGTTTCTCTGCCAACTTCAAGCGCGTCGAAAACCGCCAGGCGCTGCGGGCACTCATTGTTGAATCGTTCTCCACACTCAATTACGACGCCGTGTTTGATCGGTTGGAGCATGCGCAAATTGCTAATGCCCAGGTCAATGACATGCAAGGTGTTTGGGACCATCCGCAACTTCAGGCGCGTGGCCGCTGGCGGGAAGTCGAAACCTCTGCCGGCACCGTGCCCAGCCTGATACCTCCAGGCAGCAATAGCGCATTCGAGCCACGTATGGATGCCGTACCGGGCCTCGGCCAGCACACCGAACAGGTGCTCAAGGAACTGGGGCTAGGTACGGATCGTATTGAACAAATGCGCGCAGCCGGGGCGATTTAGCCTTGAGCTGAAAACAAAAAGCCTGCCTGCAACGATCAAAGTTTTTGAGAGAACACTGCCCAATGAAGATCCTGGTAGCTGTGAAACGAGTGGTCGACTACAACGTTAAAGTTCGCGTCAAAGCAGACAATTCCGGCGTCGACCTCACCAACGTCAAAATGTCGATGAACCCTTTCTGCGAAATCGCCGTAGAAGAAGCCGTACGCCTGAAAGAAAAAGGCGTGGCGACTGAGATCGTCATCGTCTCCATCGGCCCGATCACCGCCCAGGAACAACTGCGCACCGCGCTGGCACTGGGTGCCGATCGCGCCATCCTCGTCGAATCCGCCGAAGACCTGACTTCCCTGGCCGTGGCCAAGCTGCTCAAGGCCGTTGTCGACAAGGAACAGCCATCGCTGGTGATCCTCGGCAAGCAAGCCATCGACAGCGACAACAACCAGACCGGCCAGATGCTCGCGGCATTGAGCGGCTATGGTCAGGGTACGTTTGCGTCCAAGGTTGAAGTGTCCGGCGACAGCGTTG
Coding sequences within:
- a CDS encoding MFS family transporter; protein product: MSASTSDSTIHAAKADQMKSPNRVRAIMGACSGNLVEWYDFFIYAYTAIYFAASFFPKGDTTSQLLATAGVFAVGFFMRPLGGWIFGWIADTRGRKVSMIISVFMMCAGSLLIAVMPTYETIGVAAPVLLVVARLIQGLSVGAEYGTGATYISEIATPGRRCFYGSFQYFTIIAGQLLALMTVVILQQTLTGEELREWGWRIPFFIGALSSIVVVYLRRAMHETATKKDMSRKDAGSLRGMFKHKRAVALVVAFTIGGSLYFYTFTTYMQKFLVISAGFSPETVSFIMTAALVGFMLCQPLFGLLADRIGIKAHMLMFSGLAMLLVIPLLYSLQSVSNPFMAFVLVFGGLAIASLYTPIAGIVKAELFPPAVRALGVGFPYAVGNAAFGGTAEYVALSLRSQDVEAYFFFYVAAVVSITFIAAMLMPNLSRYGYISGSGEIEERTGLKGCLKPHAVRV
- a CDS encoding SDR family oxidoreductase gives rise to the protein MTRLNGKTAVITGGATGIGLAAAKRFIEEGAFVFIFGRRQEALDAAVAELGPNARAVKGSVSNLADLDRLYAVVKAERGALDIVFANAGAGSPLALGEITVEHIDETFDTNVKGTIFTVQKALPLMGQGGSIILTGSSAGTTGAPAFSVYSASKAAVRNLARTWAQDLKGSGIRVNVLSPGPTATELAKQALGEEGMKVFAAMNPLQRMAEPMEIGAAAAFLASQDSSFMTASEIAVDGGLAQI
- a CDS encoding thiamine pyrophosphate-dependent enzyme, whose amino-acid sequence is MGQVSANHTLCRREVVKALLADRKDVLVVTGLGSASYDVMAAGDNDLNYYLWAAMGSAITVGLGLANAQPDKSVVVVTGDGELLMGFGALATVALQKPANLTIAVLDNGHFGETGMQVSHAGFGISLDQVAKTCGFSWTDEIRDMAGVHDLRERFATRDGVKLATIKIKAQNPPRVLPPRDGHYIKNRFRAALGFNPI
- a CDS encoding LysR substrate-binding domain-containing protein codes for the protein MDVVQLKTLIHVAELGSLSKASDRLHIAQPALSRQIRLLEKELGAYLFDRHGRGMEITDAGREVLAHATRIMEEMESIRSSVVGGKTSFRGTVVIGTTPTVAEIVTVPLVRKIKEVHPNLAVRFSSAFSGYLLDWVQRGELELAISYDPQPLHTLRIVPVMMENLLLVGPASANLRLDTPVSFESLAEQALVLPSARHSLRVILDNCARELGIKLKTSVEADSFGAMIDLVRNGFGLTALPLASIYAQIEAGVLSAAPLVDPIPMRKLVQVFPADRRVSPAAKFVGDAFIEIATDLVNRNIWAGHML
- a CDS encoding CaiB/BaiF CoA-transferase family protein, which gives rise to MSHPKGIRPLDGITVVSLEHAIAAPFCTRQLADLGARVIKVERPGTGDFARGYDQRVNGLASHFVWTNRSKESLTLDLKQDSATEVLDSLLATADVLVQNLAPGAAARMGLSFEALHQRFPRLIVCDISGYGAGGPYEKKKAYDLLIQSEGGFLSVTGGPGEEEMAKAGCSIADIAAGMYAYTGILSALLLRGRTGEGSHLDVSMLESLVEWMTYPMYYAYDGATPPPRAGAAHATIYPYGPFPIGDGTTVMLGLQNEREWQLFCDKVLLTPELAKDKRFSANFKRVENRQALRALIVESFSTLNYDAVFDRLEHAQIANAQVNDMQGVWDHPQLQARGRWREVETSAGTVPSLIPPGSNSAFEPRMDAVPGLGQHTEQVLKELGLGTDRIEQMRAAGAI
- a CDS encoding acyl-CoA dehydrogenase family protein → MTDRNSEELNAIREGVRALCAEFDAAYWRKVDEEKGFPQTFVKALTDAGWLAAMIPVEYGGSGLGLAEASVILEEVNRCGGNSGTVHGQMYNMFTLLRNGSEAQKSYYLPKLASGELRLQSMGVTEPTTGTDTTKIKTTAVRKGDKYVINGQKVWISRIQHSDLMILLARTTPLADVKKKSEGMSIFLVDLREAIGNGMTVQPIANMVNHETNELFFDNLEIPADSLIGEEGKGFRYILDGLNAERTLIAAECIGDGRWFIEKASAYARDRVVFGRPIGQNQGVQFPIAEAHIEIEAADLMRWRACEEYDSGINAGASANMAKYLAAKASWEAANACLQTHGGFGFACEYDVERKFRETRLYQVAPISTNLILSYVAEHLLELPRSF
- a CDS encoding NADPH-dependent F420 reductase — its product is MSYAIIGFGKLGQALARAFARKGIEVSVATTRDPESFAADAAAIGPGIIPRTLAQAIEADIVFLAVRYESHREVAKALPSWKGKTVVDVTNAYGVPPEELGGLPSSKVVAQAFTGARLVKGFNHLVAAVLDQDPAVQGGRRVVFLASDDDGAAAEIGALAENLGFSPIKLGGLSEGGLLVQARGNSWGQLIFKDLVKFD
- a CDS encoding helix-turn-helix domain-containing protein — protein: MTTTSEICDTGCGLNATLRIISGKWKPLVLFFLRGGPKRYGELKRLIPGVSDKVLIQQLKDLEADQVLARTDYKEVPPRVDYTLTPLGRSLADAIIPLCTWGTENAAQMASIFAKRDALA
- a CDS encoding electron transfer flavoprotein subunit beta/FixA family protein, which codes for MKILVAVKRVVDYNVKVRVKADNSGVDLTNVKMSMNPFCEIAVEEAVRLKEKGVATEIVIVSIGPITAQEQLRTALALGADRAILVESAEDLTSLAVAKLLKAVVDKEQPSLVILGKQAIDSDNNQTGQMLAALSGYGQGTFASKVEVSGDSVAVTREIDGGAQTVSLKLPAIVTTDLRLNEPRYASLPNIMKAKKKPLEVLTPDALGVSTASTNKTVKVEAPAARSAGIKVKSVAELVEKLKNEAKVL
- a CDS encoding thiamine pyrophosphate-binding protein; amino-acid sequence: MSTEAEHTVGQDWQEDVFRVLKAHDVKHVVFVPDAGHSAAIRMSYADPDIKAVVLTTEEEGIGYLAGAWLGGERGALLMQSSGVGNCINTLALQVCAGFPLLMVVTMRGDWAEFNAWQNPMGQATEASLNLMKVMTWRADVPEDVAPLLHGAATMAFNGDSSTALLLGQRLIGEKKWVK